A region of the Stieleria neptunia genome:
ACAACACCGCAGGGCTCGCGGGCTGTCGATTTGTGAGCCGCGACGCGTGAGCGGCCGGGCACCGCGACGCGTGAGCGGCCGGGCACTGCGACGTTGCCCGAGGCCTTACGGCCAGCGGCTCACCAATGACTCAGCAGATCCAGACTAAACCGACAGCCGTCTCGGCCACCCTAAGAAGGTTCCCAGCGTGGGATTTCTTTTTCCGCTTCCAACTCATTCATCGCATCGCAAATCCTGTCCATAAAGCTGGCCTTCTTGCCGGTCCAGTAAACGGCTTGGCCGATGAACACGTCGCAAAAGAAGGGCACCAAGATGCCTTCGCCCTTGGGCAGAGAACGGCCCAGCCCATGCATGAAAACCGGCGTGAAGGGAACTTCGGGATAGCGCCGGGCGACGTGGGCGATGCCCGTTTTGAACTCGTCCCGCACTTCAGGCGTCCCCCGACTGCCTTCGGGAAAGAGAATCAGGATTTTGCCATCGTCCAGTGCCTCGCAGATTCCGGCCAAAGGGTCTCGGCGCACACCTTTCACTTCGCGCTCCAGCGGAATGATTCCAATGATTTTGGTCGAAAACCACGCCATCAGTCGGTTGCGCAAAAAATGATCTGCCGCGGCGACCGGATGCACATCCTTCAACCGCCGCATCCCGAACAACGTCATCAAGACCATCGTATCGAGATGGCTGTTGTGATTGGCGACAATGACAGCGGGCCCTTTGTCTGGCAACAGATTCGATCGGCGGACGTTCAAGCCGATCACAATCAAGATGACCGGTCGCACGATCAACAGAAAGTAGAGAAAACGCAGGATGTCCGCCATCGTTCAACCGTAACAGTAATAGATAAAGTGAAAGAACAACGGCGCGGTGTAGGTCAGACTGTCGACTCGGTCCAGCACGCCTCCATGACCGGGTAACGTGCTGCCGGAATCCTTGACGCCTAGATCACGCTTGAGCGCGGAAATCGAAATATCCCCTGCGAACCCGGCGACACCGATGATCAGACCGGCCAACAACGATCTCGGCAGATCAAGATAGGTCAACCAGGGACCGACACATGCCGCCAGTGCGACGGTGGACGCGACGCCGCCGATCAATCCGCCGACCGTCTTGCCCGGGCTGACCTTGGGGACGACCTTCTTTTTGCCGATCGTTTTCCCCCAACAAAACTGCGCCACATCGTTGAACTGAGTCAACAAGACCAGCAACACCAACAGCGCCGCGCCGCCGGATGCGACGGCCCCGTCATCCGCCCCGACCGCCATCACGCGAGCCGACTCGCCGGGCCGGATCATCAGCAGCATGGCGGCATGGGACAGGCTAAAGACCGTGGTCATCAATCCCCACTGGACCGTCCCGATCGCGCGCAAAAATCCCTTGGTCTCGCCGATCAACACCATCCGAGTCGGCAACCAGATGAACATGTAAACGGGAATAAAAATGATGAACATCCCGAACCACACGGTTCCCACCCAAATGTATTGCAAGGGGATCGCCAAATAAGCCCAAAACAACACGCGATGATCAGCCCGCCGCGTCGGAATGAGCGACAAGAACTCCTTCAAGGCGAGAAAACTGACGAAGCCAAAAAAGACGATTGCCGTTGTCGTCGAAACGGCCAACACTGCCGCAAAGGACACCACGATGATCCACCACGTCCGAACGCGAAGCACCAATTCGGTGTCATCGCGATCGGGGGCGGAACGCTTCCGCAAAAATAAAATCGCGTTGGCAAGCAGCAGCAACCCTGCGATCCCGGCGAACGTCAAATGAATCTCTGGCGAGAGGTGTTCGAACAAATCTAATTCCCCTGCGTGGCATCGGCTTCGGCTTCGGATTCGTCGTCCGATGGCAGCACGACCTCGCGTCTCATTCCGGCATGCAGTGTTTCGGAAATGATCCTCAGACGGCGCACCGAGGTGATGACACCGCCGACGATGATCAATCCCAAGACCGCTCCCATGACAGGGGCTTGCCAGCGTCCGGTCGGTCCCGAGCTTGCCAGCGAGAGGAACGCACAGAGGACGCAACCGAACGTCATCAACGCCATTCGCTGCGGCTTGGCCATCGGCCCGGCAAAGACTTCACCCGCGCCCGCGCTGGATCCGATGGCGCGGACGTAGGCGACAAAGACGGCAACGACCGCCGCGGCCAGGCCCAGTTCGGCGCGCGAGGCCAACGAGTATCCCGCGCCGATCAGAATCGCGGCGTCCGAGATACGATCGGGAACCTCGTTGTACAACACGCCCACCGGAGACGCTTTCCCCCCTTCGACGGCCACCATGCCGTCGAGCAAGTTGGCGATCAACCGCAGTTGCATGCAACCGGCTGCCGCTAGATAGAGGATCGCGAGGGCGCCAGACGATTCCGCCAGCGACGTTCCGGCCAGCGACAGGCCGGCGATGACGCCGAAGACGATGCTGGCGGTGCTGATCATGTTGGGCGTCACGCGGGTCTGCGCCAGTCGTTCCGCTGCGTACTGAAACACCTTCCATTGGCGTGTCTTCAGCGGGCGTCGTCCCTCGACTTCATTCATGATCGCAGACCCATCGAGTACCTGTCGTCACCCATCACACCATCACGGCGATCGTCATCCCCTGACGGTGCCCACGACCATCCAGTGTTCAGCTACTAGCTTAGCAGGGTTCCGCAGTTGAAATCGGCTTCAACCCTGCAGAGACCTGCGGAAGAGGAACGTGGCGCATGCTTCCAGCTTGCGTTACCGGAATCGCAAGCTGGAAGCTTACGCCACGTTCCAGACTGCCGAGCTACAGCAGCGTCTGACCGCCGTCGACGCTCAGGATCTGGCCGGTCGTCATCGCGGTTCCGGTGGCGAAGAACAACACGGCGTCGGCGATGTCGTCCGGCTGGGACGCCTTGGGGATCGGATAGCCGGCGACCATCGCATCGAGGTCCCATTTCGGGTTGCCCTCCTTGATCCATCGACTGTCGATCGGGCCGGGGCAAACCGCGTTGACGCGGACTTCGGGCGCCAGCACACGGGCCAGTGATTTGGTCATCGTGTTCAGGCCGGCCTTCGTCGCGCAGTAGGCGATCGACGACCCGCTGCCGGTGATCCCGGCGACGGAGCTGACATTGACAACGCTTCCCGAACCGCCGGCCCGTAACAAATCGGCGGCCGCCCGCGTGACAAAGAACGCGCCTTTCAAATTGACCGCCAACATCCGGTCCCACATCGATTCGGTCAGGCCTTCCAAGTCGCGGTGTTCGATGAATGATGTCGTCGCCGCGTTGTTGACCAAGACGTCCAATCGCCCGAAGGCTTCGCCGACGTTGAGAACCATTTTCCGGACGCGCGCGTCATCGGAAACGTCACAACCTTCCACAAGCACCTTCGCCCCCAAGGCCTTCGCTTCGCCGGCAGTGTCCAGGGCTTCGGCCTCGCTGCGGGAGTAGTTGACGACGACATCATATCCGCGGCGGGCGAATTGCAGCACGCAGGCGCGGCCGACACCGGTCGCAGAACCGGTCACAAGTGCAACGGGACGTGAAGTTGGCATCGAGGAATCTTGCAGTCAATGGAGGAAGGGAGAGGAGGAACGACGCCGCTAACATATCCCGTCGAGAGACCCGGGAGTAGCCTGGAGGTGTTGGCGCAGCGGCTCGAACGGGCGGTCTAGTCGGGAACTGTTGAGTCAATGGTGAGCCGCTGGCCGTAAGGCCTCGGGCGGGCGCCGGCATGCCCGGCCGCTGAAGCGTCACGGCTCACAAAACCGACAGTCCGTGAGCCGTCCGGTTTCAGCGTGAAAGACCGGAGGGCTCGCGCCCTACCGCTAAATCGAGAAGCGACTTACCGCAAAATGTCTCCCCTATCCCAGCCTACTTCACGCAGTAGATCGCTTGGTTGCTGCGCAGGTAGGCTCGGCCGTTTGAGATGGCCGTTGTGGCGTTGAAGTCCGATTCGTCCAGCGGTTCGCTCTTGGCAACCTGCTTCATCTCGGGTGTCGCTTCAAAGACGTACGTCCCGCTGCGACGCGTGACGACATAAAGGTGCGCTCCGACTTTGATCGGCGAGGCATACACGGGACTGCCGCCCGACTTGAGGTCATCCAAACGCTCTCGCGTCACGGTTTCTCCGGTCTTGGCATCGACGACAAAGGCCTGGCCGCGATGGCTGACCCAATAGAGATGGCCGTCAAAGTACAGCGGCGTGGGAACGTAGCTGCTGTCGCGGCTCTCCCAGAGGTGATGCGTGTCGGTGATGTCCTTGCGACCGCCACGCCGAATCGCGTTGGTCTGTTGCGCCGGATAGCCGCCGAACGTGTAGAACGCATCCTCGCTGAGGACGACACTGGGGCTGACGTTGCCGCCGTTGCCGATCTCACAAAACCAACGGATCTTGCCGGTGGTCGCGTTCAACCCCCAAACTTCGCCGGGCATCGAGATCACCGCTTCGATCACGTCGCCTTCGCCCTTGGCCAGAATCGGTGTCGCGTAACAGAGTTCCAGAAGATCGTATTCGGCTTTCCATACTTCGTTGCCCGTCGCGGCATCCAAACCGATGATCGCGCGGGCCTCCTCGGATGCATTGACGATCAAGATCCCGTCGTGCAGCACGGGGCTTGAACCGGATCCCCATCGCCGGTTGCTGGACATTTGGCCCACGTCTCGCTGCCACACTTTCTTGCCCTCGACGGTCCAGGCGGCCACGCCGGCTTTGCCGAAGAATGCGTAGACGTGTTTCCCATCGGAAACCGGTGTGCCGCTGGCATAGCCGTGCTCGGTGATGTATCCCTGGTAGGCGTCTTCACGCGCCGGGCCGCTGATCGCATCGGTCCAAAGCTGGTTTCCGGAATCCGCGTTCAGACACACGATGTGCCGTTTGGCATCGGAGCCGCTGCCGGAATAGCAAGTCACGAAGACACGATTGTCGACGACGATCGGCGACGAGGAGCCTTCCCCGGGAAGCTCCACGGACCAGGCCAAGTTTTTCTCGCCACTCCAGGTCAGGGGGATCGTCCCCTCCGCGATCCCCTGGCCTTGGGCGCCGCGAAAACGCGACCAGTCCTCGGCGGCGACCGTGGCGGTGAAGACGGAGGAAACGCAGAGGGCGACAACTGCGGATAAACGCATCGGTTCGGCTCTTTTTGTGTTGAAAAGGATTTCGGGTCAGTCTTCTCGCGATGTCGATCGGTGGGACCGCCGGGACTGAATCAACACCGGCGGTGGGCTGGCGGATCGGGTAAAACGGTGGAACGCTCCGGTGTTTTGGGAATTCCTTGAGTGTATCGTTTACCTGATGCGCCGGCGGAGGCATCGGGCACACCCCATCAAGAGCTTTGGCATGATTGACAGGTTTGGACGTTCCCCCGTGGTCACTTCTGTTGCTCTCCTGCTGGGCTGCCTCGCGGCACTGCTTCAATGCCCGGTTCTGGGCAAAGAATTTCTGATCGAGCAGCCTAGCGAACTGAAATCGGTACTCAGGCAGATCGCCGCGGGTGACTCCATCGTGCTCGCCGACGGCGACTGGCAGGATGCAAAGCTGACGTTCGATCAGCTGCCGGGAACGCAAGACGCCCCGATCAGCATTCGCCCGCAACGCCCCGGTGGGGTGGTGTTTTCCGGCGCGACCGAATTTCGAGTTTCGGGAACCCATGTTGAAGTTTCTGGGTTTGCTTTTGTCGATCCGGCGGGCGTCAGCGACGTGGTGCAGCTGAGAACGCACAGCCAACGCCTTGCCCACCATTGTCGAATCACCAATTGTTCGTTCGAACAAACGGCGGATTCGGACGCGGGGATCGAGTCCCGTTGGCTCTCCATTTATGGAACCCACAACCGCGTCGACCATTGCTACTTCGGTGGCAAGAAGAGTCGAGGGACCACGCTTGTCGTCTGGGTGAGAGATGTCCCGGAGCACCACCGCATCGATCACAACCAGTTCGGGCCGCGTCCCGAACTGGGACGCAACGGCGGCGAGACGATTCGCATCGGCACCAGCGAGGTCTCGGAGTTTGAGTGCGCAAGCGTCGTCGAAGACAACTACTTTTACCGATGCGACGGTGAGGCGGAGATCGTTTCCAACAAGTCCTGTGGCAACATTTACCGGCACAATGTGTTTGATTCCTGCGCCGGCGCCTTAACCCTGCGGCACGGCCATCGCTGTCTGGTCGATGGCAACCTGTTTCTCGGTCGCAAGCAACGCGGCACCGGCGGCGTGCGTCTGATCGGCCAAGATCACCGGGTCACGAACAACTATTTCGAAGGCCTGCGTGGCGACGCCGAACGCGCCGCCCTGTGCATGATGAACGGCGTTCCCAATGGGGCACTCAACTCTTACGCACCCGTGCGCGGCGCCCTCGTGGCCCACAACACCTTCATTGATTGCAAGGTGTCGATGGAAATCGGCGTGGGCGCCGGAAAAGAACAATCGGCCAATCCGAGTGACTGCCAGATCATTGGCAACGTGTTGATGCCCTTGAAATGGCAGCTGTTTCGAATCCATGCCGATCCGAAGGACTTCGTTTGGCGGGGGAACTTACAACAGCACGGCAAAGGTGATCGCGACACCTTCCTGCAGTTTCCCGACGTCGAACTAACGCTCCAGCGTGCCGCCGATGGCCTGTTGCGGCCGATCGATGCGAGGCCGCTTCGTTGTGAGGTTTCCGGCGTCGTCAAAAACGACATCGACGATTTGCCTCGCGGCGCAACGCCGCTGGCCGGATGCGATGACCCCGCCACCGCGCACCGCGTCTGGGCTTCGGCAGAGAACACCGGGCCGACCTGGTGAAACGGTCACGCAACGCCCGGTCCAGTCCTGGCGTCGTGGACGGGGTGTTAGCGGCAGGGCGCGAGCGGGCTGTCGTTTTAGTCGGGATCTGCTGAGTCAATGGTGAGCCGCTGGCCGTAAGGCCTCGGGCAGCGTCGCAGTGCCCGGCCGCTTACGCGCCCGCGGCTCACAAAAACGACAGCCCGCTCGCGCCCTACCGCTAAAAAATACTTCACAGCGTTGCCTTGCGACCGTTTGGCAGCGTCATTCGGGTGACCATGGAATCACTGCACGGGGGAGAGTCGGGGAGCGGGCAAACGTCGGGGGTTGACGGTTTGTCCGGCTTGGGGTGCAATTCTTGCTTCCATTTGCGTGCGATCTGCGAGGAGTCGGCATCGCTCATCAGACCCTTCGGCCCGTGATCTTTCGGCCCGACGGTCCTTCGTTCTGGTTCGCCGACGACTTCATCGCCTAGAAAAAACGATGATCGCGCGGATCCGAACCTTGCCCGCCCGTGATGCATCACGAAAGAGGAAATGGGATCGAGGCGTCCCCGAACCCACCCCTTCGCGTTGCTTCCACATCCAACCGACGAGAATTCTCCCTACCGAGTTCCCTGTTTTTGATTATCGTCAATCGTTGACGGCAGTCCCCGGAACCGCACGAGACCTTGTTGAAATACCACGCCCAAGCCGCTCGATGACACAAAACACTCAATCGTTCGCCATTGATGATCTACGTATCGGTTCGATCAAGAAACTGATGCCGCCGCAAGCATTGATGGCAGAGATTCCGGCGGACGAGACCATCGCGGAAACGGTTTTCGCGGCCCGGACCGGCATCCAGCGGATCCTGGCTGAGCAGGACGATCGGCTGGTCGTCGTGATCGGCCCCTGTTCGATCCACGATCCCGGCGCGGCACTGGAATACGCGCAGCGTTTGGCCGTCGAACAACAAAAGCACCAAGATCAGTTGCTGATCGTGATGCGGGTGTACTTTGAAAAACCGCGGACCACCGTCGGCTGGAAAGGCTTGATCAACGACCCCGGATTGGATGACAGTTTCGAGATCAATCGCGGGTTGCGTACCGCTCGGGGATTGTTACGCGACATCAATGCCATGGGGCTGCCGACCGGGACCGAGTTTCTGGATTTAATCAGCCCACAATACGTCGCGGATCTGGTGGGCTGGGGCGCAATCGGCGCCCGGACGACGGAAAGCCAAGGGCACCGCGAACTCTCATCCGGCTTGTCCTGCCCGGTCGGATTCAAAAACGGCACGTCCGGCAATGTCCAAATCGCCGTCGACGCGATTTGCAGCGCCCGGCAACCCCACCACTTCTTGTCGGTGACCAAAGAAGGAACGTCCGCCATCTTTGCAACCGCGGGAAACAGCGACTGCCACATCATCCTGCGCGGCGGATTGCACACCAATTACGACGCGGCGAGTATCGATGAGGCGTCGGCGCTGTTGACCCAGGCGGGTCTGCCGGCACGCATCATGGTCGATTGCAGTCACGCGAACAGCCGAAAAATCACCAAGCGGCAACGCTATGTCTGCCGCGATGTCTGCAGCCAACTCAGCGACGGTGACCTGAGGATCATGGGCGTGATGATCGAAAGCAATCTGATGGAAGGCAAACAAAGCTTGACCGACGGCGAATTGGTGCCGGGACTCAGTATCACCGACGCCTGCATCGGCTGGGACGAAAGCGTGCTGCTGTTGCAGGACCTGAGTGATGCCGT
Encoded here:
- a CDS encoding phosphatidate cytidylyltransferase, which gives rise to MFEHLSPEIHLTFAGIAGLLLLANAILFLRKRSAPDRDDTELVLRVRTWWIIVVSFAAVLAVSTTTAIVFFGFVSFLALKEFLSLIPTRRADHRVLFWAYLAIPLQYIWVGTVWFGMFIIFIPVYMFIWLPTRMVLIGETKGFLRAIGTVQWGLMTTVFSLSHAAMLLMIRPGESARVMAVGADDGAVASGGAALLVLLVLLTQFNDVAQFCWGKTIGKKKVVPKVSPGKTVGGLIGGVASTVALAACVGPWLTYLDLPRSLLAGLIIGVAGFAGDISISALKRDLGVKDSGSTLPGHGGVLDRVDSLTYTAPLFFHFIYYCYG
- a CDS encoding polysaccharide lyase 6 family protein, with product MIDRFGRSPVVTSVALLLGCLAALLQCPVLGKEFLIEQPSELKSVLRQIAAGDSIVLADGDWQDAKLTFDQLPGTQDAPISIRPQRPGGVVFSGATEFRVSGTHVEVSGFAFVDPAGVSDVVQLRTHSQRLAHHCRITNCSFEQTADSDAGIESRWLSIYGTHNRVDHCYFGGKKSRGTTLVVWVRDVPEHHRIDHNQFGPRPELGRNGGETIRIGTSEVSEFECASVVEDNYFYRCDGEAEIVSNKSCGNIYRHNVFDSCAGALTLRHGHRCLVDGNLFLGRKQRGTGGVRLIGQDHRVTNNYFEGLRGDAERAALCMMNGVPNGALNSYAPVRGALVAHNTFIDCKVSMEIGVGAGKEQSANPSDCQIIGNVLMPLKWQLFRIHADPKDFVWRGNLQQHGKGDRDTFLQFPDVELTLQRAADGLLRPIDARPLRCEVSGVVKNDIDDLPRGATPLAGCDDPATAHRVWASAENTGPTW
- a CDS encoding outer membrane protein assembly factor BamB family protein, translated to MRLSAVVALCVSSVFTATVAAEDWSRFRGAQGQGIAEGTIPLTWSGEKNLAWSVELPGEGSSSPIVVDNRVFVTCYSGSGSDAKRHIVCLNADSGNQLWTDAISGPAREDAYQGYITEHGYASGTPVSDGKHVYAFFGKAGVAAWTVEGKKVWQRDVGQMSSNRRWGSGSSPVLHDGILIVNASEEARAIIGLDAATGNEVWKAEYDLLELCYATPILAKGEGDVIEAVISMPGEVWGLNATTGKIRWFCEIGNGGNVSPSVVLSEDAFYTFGGYPAQQTNAIRRGGRKDITDTHHLWESRDSSYVPTPLYFDGHLYWVSHRGQAFVVDAKTGETVTRERLDDLKSGGSPVYASPIKVGAHLYVVTRRSGTYVFEATPEMKQVAKSEPLDESDFNATTAISNGRAYLRSNQAIYCVK
- a CDS encoding SDR family NAD(P)-dependent oxidoreductase produces the protein MPTSRPVALVTGSATGVGRACVLQFARRGYDVVVNYSRSEAEALDTAGEAKALGAKVLVEGCDVSDDARVRKMVLNVGEAFGRLDVLVNNAATTSFIEHRDLEGLTESMWDRMLAVNLKGAFFVTRAAADLLRAGGSGSVVNVSSVAGITGSGSSIAYCATKAGLNTMTKSLARVLAPEVRVNAVCPGPIDSRWIKEGNPKWDLDAMVAGYPIPKASQPDDIADAVLFFATGTAMTTGQILSVDGGQTLL
- a CDS encoding CDP-alcohol phosphatidyltransferase family protein, encoding MNEVEGRRPLKTRQWKVFQYAAERLAQTRVTPNMISTASIVFGVIAGLSLAGTSLAESSGALAILYLAAAGCMQLRLIANLLDGMVAVEGGKASPVGVLYNEVPDRISDAAILIGAGYSLASRAELGLAAAVVAVFVAYVRAIGSSAGAGEVFAGPMAKPQRMALMTFGCVLCAFLSLASSGPTGRWQAPVMGAVLGLIIVGGVITSVRRLRIISETLHAGMRREVVLPSDDESEAEADATQGN
- a CDS encoding lysophospholipid acyltransferase family protein, whose amino-acid sequence is MADILRFLYFLLIVRPVILIVIGLNVRRSNLLPDKGPAVIVANHNSHLDTMVLMTLFGMRRLKDVHPVAAADHFLRNRLMAWFSTKIIGIIPLEREVKGVRRDPLAGICEALDDGKILILFPEGSRGTPEVRDEFKTGIAHVARRYPEVPFTPVFMHGLGRSLPKGEGILVPFFCDVFIGQAVYWTGKKASFMDRICDAMNELEAEKEIPRWEPS
- a CDS encoding 3-deoxy-7-phosphoheptulonate synthase, with the protein product MTQNTQSFAIDDLRIGSIKKLMPPQALMAEIPADETIAETVFAARTGIQRILAEQDDRLVVVIGPCSIHDPGAALEYAQRLAVEQQKHQDQLLIVMRVYFEKPRTTVGWKGLINDPGLDDSFEINRGLRTARGLLRDINAMGLPTGTEFLDLISPQYVADLVGWGAIGARTTESQGHRELSSGLSCPVGFKNGTSGNVQIAVDAICSARQPHHFLSVTKEGTSAIFATAGNSDCHIILRGGLHTNYDAASIDEASALLTQAGLPARIMVDCSHANSRKITKRQRYVCRDVCSQLSDGDLRIMGVMIESNLMEGKQSLTDGELVPGLSITDACIGWDESVLLLQDLSDAVVARREA